A window of Pyrobaculum aerophilum str. IM2 contains these coding sequences:
- a CDS encoding thymidine kinase gives MLVVIVGPMFAGKTTELIRRVERYVIAGRRAIVFKPSLDVRYDASKVAAHNGLKFDAFVIPPDKDGVEIIRKMGAEYDVVAVDEIQFFPVDLADALNQLANGRIVIAAGLNLDFRGEPFETTARAMAFADRVISLSAVCKLCGKPATRTQRLINGVPAPRHSPRILIGGNESYEARCRRHYVIPP, from the coding sequence GTGCTTGTTGTTATTGTGGGGCCCATGTTCGCAGGGAAAACCACGGAGCTCATTAGGAGAGTGGAGAGGTATGTAATCGCCGGGCGGAGGGCCATTGTCTTCAAGCCGTCATTAGACGTCAGGTACGATGCCTCTAAAGTGGCGGCTCACAACGGCTTAAAATTCGACGCGTTTGTCATACCGCCGGATAAAGACGGCGTTGAAATTATACGTAAAATGGGAGCTGAGTACGACGTTGTGGCAGTTGACGAAATACAATTCTTCCCCGTGGATTTAGCCGATGCGCTCAACCAGTTGGCCAACGGCAGAATTGTAATAGCGGCAGGGCTCAACTTAGATTTCAGGGGAGAGCCCTTTGAGACCACTGCGAGGGCAATGGCCTTTGCAGATAGGGTAATTTCGCTAAGCGCTGTTTGCAAACTATGCGGAAAGCCGGCAACTAGAACTCAGAGGCTAATAAACGGAGTCCCGGCGCCGAGACACAGCCCCCGTATTTTAATCGGCGGGAACGAGTCGTACGAAGCCCGTTGCAGACGTCATTATGTAATTCCTCCATAA